One Aquarana catesbeiana isolate 2022-GZ linkage group LG06, ASM4218655v1, whole genome shotgun sequence genomic region harbors:
- the LOC141147322 gene encoding protein mono-ADP-ribosyltransferase PARP14-like isoform X2 encodes MLNLLVENISEKDEDTDFYVENIPEIQSAVVTFTCDIDIPKFIRTFSSNPRAVHNKLTVRPLEESRSVRVENVPENISETHLAAFFENPKQGGGRVEDIVMLPEERAALIAFHDTADVKRVLKKDHVFSKKKISVYPYYPMLGIALYGKDGPCIETPKPIEFNINPYILQHICDNEGLRNDIDVKVKDKHCEIKWPDQDCQDPILQLIFSPTLSTHLRSVVKIVPKWKEEIYNEFSLLISKFGVIEYKMEKSVWEAIREHVSSSTYDGVLIKPDFDLEKAFLAGMSKDVTKLDSTFRQLVEETTKQVERNKQTKTETLSMSPALYQIMCNSGLKRKILDQVPELKMDYDVPTKKARLWGLGDEVLTAKWEILNITQQMITKPIQMNPHLLQFLMSIDNEELSSLLFVHHNINAVLEIDDGVVKLIAHSNKDLTEAENQIKEKLLHRQLLVEDKSLLKSPEWGSLQSHLLQSFNTEKNTIMIEESSSGMEDNVVIAGLTPNVLNCYQQVSDFLEKNTTIETEIAVQPSAKMTFIWEEGKEMLEKIKENINVTKNQKNICLSGPRVKVQEAANVIGEILHSLHSDTLRIEKPGAKKFCRVNEEVHATTARTNYHCVIRLDEAGVEDNQFHNPRFQVTLPNGLTLSVYKDDLCRHNVDVIVNAANEDLKHIGGLAKAILDAAGHKLQDDCDQIIRKDGRLSTGDSVITDAGKLLCKQIIHTIGPQWDENSHSRCEQLLRKSITRSLQLASEKNHSSIAIPAVSSGVFGFPLKLCVENIVEAIWDYVEMSGQQSTLQKIHLVDMNDETVNIFSEVTKAKCGNQKSAVPSTAMAPQPVTSAAQNPPAPVNRGDDNTVMTKEGLKIKLLQKNIEDCSTDVIVNSVGANLDLNKGAVSKALLSRAGSNMQQLLNSASLGIQRAPGSMFSTSSCNLNCQEVLHVVAPPWDNEQGMSKTILRIIIKNCLGQAEQKQRTSISFPAIGTGNLGFPKDLVAFVMLDEIFQFSCKTKVQNLREVHLVLHPSDMDTIKAFTSQMENCTAAISGVTNRPSTGTGPTFFGTVTNPSLGVHEMKIGSVTYQVKTGDITKEDTDVIVNSSNQDFTLCTGVSKAILEAAGPSVVSSAVALGAQPHNGYVITNSGNIKQCKCILHVAVAKSPTSIQKIVLDVLQECEKHQASSVTFPAVGTGAGGLAASTVADSILDGLVDFIKSKSVHSLQTVKVVLFQQPMLNDFYTSMKKREGTALPEDKYFLTRISAPKLPAFQLMDGIEPVVFSLCAEDKSNVDKTKAWLQQMIDNEQAEKVITEEFISELKEADVQKISDLQKKFQVSVIYKPPDPSIRILGLTRDVLLVSGEIETIIIRVKDRKNRERAADITGKLVEWRYGNGGNMVPFEKMTNLELEEAKNDKKVQITTQIQGNQYTVSLQKETATDNHGNQIQIQRAVKHEGDTLRFPPHWTPMGGTLVMEVDVVPGTPEYSAVQQKFQMSCLNQILRILRVQNRDLWLNYQIKKQNIDSKNGPNNNERELFHGTDLGSIQHVNHNGFNRSYAGRNGTAYGNGTYFAVNANYSVTYAKPDGNGQRHMYLARVLTGLYYTGYKGIITPPAKNAANPTDLYDSVTDNVQNPSMFVIFNDIQAYPEYHIIFQ; translated from the exons ATGTTAAACCTCCTGGTGGAGAACATCAGTGAGAAGGATGAAGACACCGACTTCTATGTGGAGAACATTCCGGAGATCCAATCTGCTGTTGTCACCTTCACATGTGATATCG ATATTCCGAAATTCATCAGAACGTTCTCCAGCAACCCCAGAGCGGTTCACAACAAGCTGACAGTGAGGCCCCTGGAAGAATCCCGAAGTGTCAGGGTGGAAAATGTCCCGGAGAACATATCTGAGACACATCTGGCAGCTTTCTTTGAGAACCCAAAACAGGGAGGAGGAAGAGTAGAAGACATTGTGATGTTACCGGAGGAAAGAGCCGCACTGATCGCATTTCATGACACAGCTG ATGTTAAACGAGTTTTGAAGAAGGATCATGTGTTTTCTAAGAAAAAGATATCTGTGTACCCTTACTACCCAATGTTGGGTATAGCACTGTATGGGAAGGATGGACCTTGTATAGAGACACCAAAGCCTATAGAGTTTAATATCAATCCATACATATTGCAACATATCTGTGATAATGAAGGACTAAGGAACGACATAGATGTAAAGGTGAAAGATAAACACTGTGAGATCAAATGGCCAGATCAAGACTGCCAGGATCCTATTCTTCAACTCATCTTCTCTCCTACCTTGTCCACCCATCTTAGGTCTGTGGTAAAGATTGTACCAAAATGGAAGGAAGAGATCTATAATGAATTCTCACTTCTCATATCAAAGTTCGGAGTAATAGAGTATAAAATGGAAAAGTCGGTCTGGGAAGCCATTAGAGAACATGTCAGCAGCTCCACCTATGATGGAGTACTCATCAAACCTGACTTTGATCTAGAGAAAGCTTTCTTGGCTGGAATGTCCAAGGATGTTACAAAGCTTGACTCGACATTCAGACAACTGGTAGAGGAAACCACCAAACAGGTAGAAAGAAACAAACAAACCAAGACTGAAACCTTATCTATGTCTCCAGCCCTCTATCAGATTATGTGCAACAGCGGCCTGAAGAGGAAGATCCTGGACCAGGTTCCAGAACTGAAGATGGACTATGATGTGCCAACAAAGAAAGCCCGTCTATGGGGACTGGGAGATGAAGTGCTCACCGCCAAATGGGAGATACTCAACATCACACAACAAATGATAACTAAACCCATCCAGATGAATCCACACCTCCTCCAGTTCCTGATGTCCATTGATAATGAAGagctgtcttctctgctctttgtaCATCACAACATCAACGCAGTGCTGGAAATTGATGACGGCGTTGTTAAACTGATTGCTCATTCAAACAAAGACTTGACAGAAGCCGAAAACCAAATTAAAGAAAAACTGCTCCACAGACAACTTTTAGTTGAAGACAAAAGTCTTCTGAAATCTCCTGAGTGGGGGAGTCTCCAGTCACATCTGCTCCAGTCATTTaatacagaaaaaaacacaatCATGATAGAGGAATCTTCTTCTGGAATGGAGGACAACGTTGTCATCGCCGGCCTGACTCCAAATGTTCTAAATTGTTACCAACAAGTCAGCGACTTTCTTGAGAAGAACACTACTATAGAGACTGAAATTGCAGTTCAGCCTTCAGCAAAGATGACATTCATTTGGGAGGAAGGAAAGGAGATGttggaaaagataaaggaaaatatAAATGTAACAAAGAACCAGAAAAACATCTGCCTGTCGGGACCACGGGTGAAGGTTCAAGAGGCAGCAAATGTCATTGGAGAAATTCTGCACTCACTTCACAGTGATACTCTGCGTATTGAGAAACCGGGAGCCAAAAAGTTTTGTAGGGTCAATGAAGAAGTTCATGCTACAACCGCAAGGACAAATTACCATTGTGTGATACGTTTGGATGAGGCTGGTGTAGAAGATAACCAATTTCATAATCCCAGATTCCAAGTAACTCTTCCAAATGGACTGACCCTCTCTGTATATAAAGATGACCTGTGCCGTCACAATGTAGATGTCATTGTTAATGCAGCCAATGAAGATCTGAAACATATTGGTGGTTTGGCAAAAGCTATTCTGGATGCAGCAGGACATAAACTCCAAGATGACTGCGATCAGATTATCAGGAAAGATGGTAGATTGTCCACTGGAGATTCAGTAATTACTGACGCAGGGAAATTGCTGTGCAAACAAATAATACATACAATCGGTCCCCAATGGGATGAAAATTCACACTCCAGATGTGAACAGCTTCTAAGGAAGTCGATTACCAGGAGTTTACAGCTGGCCTCTGAGAAGAATCACAGTTCAATAGCAATTCCTGCTGTCAGTTCTGGAGTTTTTGGATTTCCCCTAAAATTATGTGTTGAAAACATAGTGGAAGCCATATGGGACTATGTAGAAATGTCGGGACAACAGAGCACTTTGCAGAAAATCCATCTCGTGGACATGAATGATGAAACCGTCAACATTTTCTCTGAGGTTACAAAGGCCAAATGTGGTAACCAAAAGAGCGCTGTGCCATCTACAGCAATGGCACCCCAGCCGGTCACAAGCGCTGCACAGAACCCACCAGCACCAGTGAATAGAGGTGATGACAACACTGTGATGACCAAGGAAGGACTGAAGATCAAGCTGCTTCAGAAGAACATTGAGGACTGTTCG ACAGATGTCATTGTGAACAGTGTAGGAGCCAATCTGGATCTGAATAAGGGTGCCGTATCCAAAGCCTTGCTGAGTCGGGCAGGCTCTAATATGCAGCAACTCCTGAACAGTGCAAGTCTCGGTATTCAAAGGGCGCCAGGATCCATGTTCAGCACCAGCAGCTGCAATCTCAACTGTCAAGAGGTTCTCCATGTTGTGGCCCCTCCATGGGACAACGAACAAGGAATGTCGAAAACG ATTCTTCGCATAATTATTAAAAACTGTTTGGGGCAGGCAGAGCAGAAACAGCGGACGTCAATATCTTTCCCAGCTATTGGAACCGGCAATCTTGGTTTTCCAAAGGATTTGGTCGCATTTGTGATGCTTGATGAGATTTTCCAGTTTAGCTGCAAAACCAAAGTACAGAATCTCCGAGAAGTTCATTTGGTCCTTCACCCCAGTGACATGGACACCATCAAG GCATTTACAAGTCAAATGGAAAACTGCACTGCTGCCATTAGTGGGGTCACCAACAGACCATCAACTGGGACGGGGCCAA CATTCTTTGGGACGGTGACAAACCCGTCACTCGGGGTTCATGAAATGAAGATTGGATCTGTCACCTATCAGGTAAAGACCGGCGATATAACCAAAGAGGACACTGACGTCATTGTAAATTCTTCCAACCAAGACTTCACTCTCTGCACAG GAGTTTCAAAAGCGATTCTGGAAGCTGCTGGACCGTCTGTTGTATCATCTGCTGTGGCTCTGG GTGCCCAACCTCATAATGGATACGTCATCACCAATTCTGGAAACATCAAACAATGTAAATGTATTCTCCATGTGGCAGTGGCAAAAAGCCCAACATCCATTCAGAAAATTGTCCTGGATGTCCTGCAGGAGTGTGAGAAACATCAGGCCTCTTCTGTCACCTTCCCCGCTGTGGGAACAG GTGCGGGGGGATTAGCTGCCTCCACAGTGGCCGACTCAATCCTCGATGGTTTGGTGGACTTCATCAAATCTAAATCGGTCCATTCTCTTCAGACTGTGAAAGTGGTTCTTTTCCAGCAACCTATGCTGAATGATTTCTACACGAGcatgaagaagagagaggggaccgCCCTGCCTGAAGACAAATACTTCTTAACTAGAATCTCTG CCCCAAAGCTCCCCGCCTTTCAGTTGATGGACGGCATTGAGCCTGTGGTGTTCAGCTTGTGTGCTGAAGATAAAAGTAATGTGGACAAGACGAAGGCTTGGCTACAGCAGATGATCGACAATGAGCAGGCAGAGAAGGTGATCACAGAGGAATTTATCTCTGAATTAAAAGAAGCCGATGTGCAGAAGATCTCCGACCTCCAGAAAAAGTTTCAGGTCTCTGTCATTTACAAACCACCCGACCCCTCCATCCGGATTTTGGGCCTCACCCGGGATGTCCTACTTGTGTCTGGGGAGATCGAAACAATTATCATCCGGGTAAAAGACAGAAAGAACCGGGAGCGGGCAGCAGATATCACCGGGAAACTGGTAGAATGGAGATATGGTAATGGAGGAAATATGGTTCCCTTTGAAAAGATGACAAACCTGGAGCTGGAAGAAGCAAAAAATGACAAGAAGGTCCAGATCACAACCCAGATCCAAGGAAACCAATACACTGTCAGTTTACAAAAAGAAACAGCCACAGACAATCATGGGAACCAAATTCAGATCCAACGTGCCGTGAAACATG AGGGGGACACCCTCAGATTTCCACCACACTGGACGCCGATGGGTGGGACTCTTGTGATGGAAGTTGATGTCGTTCCAGGAACTCCTGAATACTCCGCAGTACAGCAGAAATTCCAGATGAGCTGCTTAAACCAAATACTGAGG ATTCTGCGTGTACAGAACAGAGATCTCTGGCTCAACTACCAGATAAAGAAGCAGAACATCGACTCCAAGAACGGTCCCAACAACAATGAGAGAGAGCTTTTCCATGGGACTGACCTTGGCTCCATCCAACATGTCAATCATAATGGATTCAACCGGAGCTACGCAGGGAGAAATG GCACTGCTTATGGAAATGGCACATATTTTGCAGTCAATGCAAATTATTCTGTCACCTACGCTAAaccggatggaaatggacagagaCACATGTACCTGGCCCGCGTTCTCACTGGACTCTACTATACAGGATATAAAGGGATAATAACACCTCCAGCCAAAAATGCAGCCAACCCCACCGACCTTTATGACAGTGTGACGGATAACGTCCAGAATCCTTCAATGTTTGTGATATTTAATGACATCCAGGCCTACCCCGAATATCACATCATCTTCCAGTGA
- the LOC141147322 gene encoding protein mono-ADP-ribosyltransferase PARP14-like isoform X1 gives MADPQYPHPISLQWGGDPQKLIKLKNKLLLYFQKRSKSNGGECEIRDIDCTRGYILIHFKEEEARDRVLQKGSHLLKLPNGEEVHLKVSLPNTESPDTPEDTPGSATGSQAAHAEDKSTSDDEVPPSSLVLIENVQNSHTSEMLNLLVENISEKDEDTDFYVENIPEIQSAVVTFTCDIDIPKFIRTFSSNPRAVHNKLTVRPLEESRSVRVENVPENISETHLAAFFENPKQGGGRVEDIVMLPEERAALIAFHDTADVKRVLKKDHVFSKKKISVYPYYPMLGIALYGKDGPCIETPKPIEFNINPYILQHICDNEGLRNDIDVKVKDKHCEIKWPDQDCQDPILQLIFSPTLSTHLRSVVKIVPKWKEEIYNEFSLLISKFGVIEYKMEKSVWEAIREHVSSSTYDGVLIKPDFDLEKAFLAGMSKDVTKLDSTFRQLVEETTKQVERNKQTKTETLSMSPALYQIMCNSGLKRKILDQVPELKMDYDVPTKKARLWGLGDEVLTAKWEILNITQQMITKPIQMNPHLLQFLMSIDNEELSSLLFVHHNINAVLEIDDGVVKLIAHSNKDLTEAENQIKEKLLHRQLLVEDKSLLKSPEWGSLQSHLLQSFNTEKNTIMIEESSSGMEDNVVIAGLTPNVLNCYQQVSDFLEKNTTIETEIAVQPSAKMTFIWEEGKEMLEKIKENINVTKNQKNICLSGPRVKVQEAANVIGEILHSLHSDTLRIEKPGAKKFCRVNEEVHATTARTNYHCVIRLDEAGVEDNQFHNPRFQVTLPNGLTLSVYKDDLCRHNVDVIVNAANEDLKHIGGLAKAILDAAGHKLQDDCDQIIRKDGRLSTGDSVITDAGKLLCKQIIHTIGPQWDENSHSRCEQLLRKSITRSLQLASEKNHSSIAIPAVSSGVFGFPLKLCVENIVEAIWDYVEMSGQQSTLQKIHLVDMNDETVNIFSEVTKAKCGNQKSAVPSTAMAPQPVTSAAQNPPAPVNRGDDNTVMTKEGLKIKLLQKNIEDCSTDVIVNSVGANLDLNKGAVSKALLSRAGSNMQQLLNSASLGIQRAPGSMFSTSSCNLNCQEVLHVVAPPWDNEQGMSKTILRIIIKNCLGQAEQKQRTSISFPAIGTGNLGFPKDLVAFVMLDEIFQFSCKTKVQNLREVHLVLHPSDMDTIKAFTSQMENCTAAISGVTNRPSTGTGPTFFGTVTNPSLGVHEMKIGSVTYQVKTGDITKEDTDVIVNSSNQDFTLCTGVSKAILEAAGPSVVSSAVALGAQPHNGYVITNSGNIKQCKCILHVAVAKSPTSIQKIVLDVLQECEKHQASSVTFPAVGTGAGGLAASTVADSILDGLVDFIKSKSVHSLQTVKVVLFQQPMLNDFYTSMKKREGTALPEDKYFLTRISAPKLPAFQLMDGIEPVVFSLCAEDKSNVDKTKAWLQQMIDNEQAEKVITEEFISELKEADVQKISDLQKKFQVSVIYKPPDPSIRILGLTRDVLLVSGEIETIIIRVKDRKNRERAADITGKLVEWRYGNGGNMVPFEKMTNLELEEAKNDKKVQITTQIQGNQYTVSLQKETATDNHGNQIQIQRAVKHEGDTLRFPPHWTPMGGTLVMEVDVVPGTPEYSAVQQKFQMSCLNQILRILRVQNRDLWLNYQIKKQNIDSKNGPNNNERELFHGTDLGSIQHVNHNGFNRSYAGRNGTAYGNGTYFAVNANYSVTYAKPDGNGQRHMYLARVLTGLYYTGYKGIITPPAKNAANPTDLYDSVTDNVQNPSMFVIFNDIQAYPEYHIIFQ, from the exons CCACATCAGATGATGAAGTCCCCCCGTCCTCTCTGGTTCTGATCGAGAACGTCCAGAACAGCCACACTTCTGAGATGTTAAACCTCCTGGTGGAGAACATCAGTGAGAAGGATGAAGACACCGACTTCTATGTGGAGAACATTCCGGAGATCCAATCTGCTGTTGTCACCTTCACATGTGATATCG ATATTCCGAAATTCATCAGAACGTTCTCCAGCAACCCCAGAGCGGTTCACAACAAGCTGACAGTGAGGCCCCTGGAAGAATCCCGAAGTGTCAGGGTGGAAAATGTCCCGGAGAACATATCTGAGACACATCTGGCAGCTTTCTTTGAGAACCCAAAACAGGGAGGAGGAAGAGTAGAAGACATTGTGATGTTACCGGAGGAAAGAGCCGCACTGATCGCATTTCATGACACAGCTG ATGTTAAACGAGTTTTGAAGAAGGATCATGTGTTTTCTAAGAAAAAGATATCTGTGTACCCTTACTACCCAATGTTGGGTATAGCACTGTATGGGAAGGATGGACCTTGTATAGAGACACCAAAGCCTATAGAGTTTAATATCAATCCATACATATTGCAACATATCTGTGATAATGAAGGACTAAGGAACGACATAGATGTAAAGGTGAAAGATAAACACTGTGAGATCAAATGGCCAGATCAAGACTGCCAGGATCCTATTCTTCAACTCATCTTCTCTCCTACCTTGTCCACCCATCTTAGGTCTGTGGTAAAGATTGTACCAAAATGGAAGGAAGAGATCTATAATGAATTCTCACTTCTCATATCAAAGTTCGGAGTAATAGAGTATAAAATGGAAAAGTCGGTCTGGGAAGCCATTAGAGAACATGTCAGCAGCTCCACCTATGATGGAGTACTCATCAAACCTGACTTTGATCTAGAGAAAGCTTTCTTGGCTGGAATGTCCAAGGATGTTACAAAGCTTGACTCGACATTCAGACAACTGGTAGAGGAAACCACCAAACAGGTAGAAAGAAACAAACAAACCAAGACTGAAACCTTATCTATGTCTCCAGCCCTCTATCAGATTATGTGCAACAGCGGCCTGAAGAGGAAGATCCTGGACCAGGTTCCAGAACTGAAGATGGACTATGATGTGCCAACAAAGAAAGCCCGTCTATGGGGACTGGGAGATGAAGTGCTCACCGCCAAATGGGAGATACTCAACATCACACAACAAATGATAACTAAACCCATCCAGATGAATCCACACCTCCTCCAGTTCCTGATGTCCATTGATAATGAAGagctgtcttctctgctctttgtaCATCACAACATCAACGCAGTGCTGGAAATTGATGACGGCGTTGTTAAACTGATTGCTCATTCAAACAAAGACTTGACAGAAGCCGAAAACCAAATTAAAGAAAAACTGCTCCACAGACAACTTTTAGTTGAAGACAAAAGTCTTCTGAAATCTCCTGAGTGGGGGAGTCTCCAGTCACATCTGCTCCAGTCATTTaatacagaaaaaaacacaatCATGATAGAGGAATCTTCTTCTGGAATGGAGGACAACGTTGTCATCGCCGGCCTGACTCCAAATGTTCTAAATTGTTACCAACAAGTCAGCGACTTTCTTGAGAAGAACACTACTATAGAGACTGAAATTGCAGTTCAGCCTTCAGCAAAGATGACATTCATTTGGGAGGAAGGAAAGGAGATGttggaaaagataaaggaaaatatAAATGTAACAAAGAACCAGAAAAACATCTGCCTGTCGGGACCACGGGTGAAGGTTCAAGAGGCAGCAAATGTCATTGGAGAAATTCTGCACTCACTTCACAGTGATACTCTGCGTATTGAGAAACCGGGAGCCAAAAAGTTTTGTAGGGTCAATGAAGAAGTTCATGCTACAACCGCAAGGACAAATTACCATTGTGTGATACGTTTGGATGAGGCTGGTGTAGAAGATAACCAATTTCATAATCCCAGATTCCAAGTAACTCTTCCAAATGGACTGACCCTCTCTGTATATAAAGATGACCTGTGCCGTCACAATGTAGATGTCATTGTTAATGCAGCCAATGAAGATCTGAAACATATTGGTGGTTTGGCAAAAGCTATTCTGGATGCAGCAGGACATAAACTCCAAGATGACTGCGATCAGATTATCAGGAAAGATGGTAGATTGTCCACTGGAGATTCAGTAATTACTGACGCAGGGAAATTGCTGTGCAAACAAATAATACATACAATCGGTCCCCAATGGGATGAAAATTCACACTCCAGATGTGAACAGCTTCTAAGGAAGTCGATTACCAGGAGTTTACAGCTGGCCTCTGAGAAGAATCACAGTTCAATAGCAATTCCTGCTGTCAGTTCTGGAGTTTTTGGATTTCCCCTAAAATTATGTGTTGAAAACATAGTGGAAGCCATATGGGACTATGTAGAAATGTCGGGACAACAGAGCACTTTGCAGAAAATCCATCTCGTGGACATGAATGATGAAACCGTCAACATTTTCTCTGAGGTTACAAAGGCCAAATGTGGTAACCAAAAGAGCGCTGTGCCATCTACAGCAATGGCACCCCAGCCGGTCACAAGCGCTGCACAGAACCCACCAGCACCAGTGAATAGAGGTGATGACAACACTGTGATGACCAAGGAAGGACTGAAGATCAAGCTGCTTCAGAAGAACATTGAGGACTGTTCG ACAGATGTCATTGTGAACAGTGTAGGAGCCAATCTGGATCTGAATAAGGGTGCCGTATCCAAAGCCTTGCTGAGTCGGGCAGGCTCTAATATGCAGCAACTCCTGAACAGTGCAAGTCTCGGTATTCAAAGGGCGCCAGGATCCATGTTCAGCACCAGCAGCTGCAATCTCAACTGTCAAGAGGTTCTCCATGTTGTGGCCCCTCCATGGGACAACGAACAAGGAATGTCGAAAACG ATTCTTCGCATAATTATTAAAAACTGTTTGGGGCAGGCAGAGCAGAAACAGCGGACGTCAATATCTTTCCCAGCTATTGGAACCGGCAATCTTGGTTTTCCAAAGGATTTGGTCGCATTTGTGATGCTTGATGAGATTTTCCAGTTTAGCTGCAAAACCAAAGTACAGAATCTCCGAGAAGTTCATTTGGTCCTTCACCCCAGTGACATGGACACCATCAAG GCATTTACAAGTCAAATGGAAAACTGCACTGCTGCCATTAGTGGGGTCACCAACAGACCATCAACTGGGACGGGGCCAA CATTCTTTGGGACGGTGACAAACCCGTCACTCGGGGTTCATGAAATGAAGATTGGATCTGTCACCTATCAGGTAAAGACCGGCGATATAACCAAAGAGGACACTGACGTCATTGTAAATTCTTCCAACCAAGACTTCACTCTCTGCACAG GAGTTTCAAAAGCGATTCTGGAAGCTGCTGGACCGTCTGTTGTATCATCTGCTGTGGCTCTGG GTGCCCAACCTCATAATGGATACGTCATCACCAATTCTGGAAACATCAAACAATGTAAATGTATTCTCCATGTGGCAGTGGCAAAAAGCCCAACATCCATTCAGAAAATTGTCCTGGATGTCCTGCAGGAGTGTGAGAAACATCAGGCCTCTTCTGTCACCTTCCCCGCTGTGGGAACAG GTGCGGGGGGATTAGCTGCCTCCACAGTGGCCGACTCAATCCTCGATGGTTTGGTGGACTTCATCAAATCTAAATCGGTCCATTCTCTTCAGACTGTGAAAGTGGTTCTTTTCCAGCAACCTATGCTGAATGATTTCTACACGAGcatgaagaagagagaggggaccgCCCTGCCTGAAGACAAATACTTCTTAACTAGAATCTCTG CCCCAAAGCTCCCCGCCTTTCAGTTGATGGACGGCATTGAGCCTGTGGTGTTCAGCTTGTGTGCTGAAGATAAAAGTAATGTGGACAAGACGAAGGCTTGGCTACAGCAGATGATCGACAATGAGCAGGCAGAGAAGGTGATCACAGAGGAATTTATCTCTGAATTAAAAGAAGCCGATGTGCAGAAGATCTCCGACCTCCAGAAAAAGTTTCAGGTCTCTGTCATTTACAAACCACCCGACCCCTCCATCCGGATTTTGGGCCTCACCCGGGATGTCCTACTTGTGTCTGGGGAGATCGAAACAATTATCATCCGGGTAAAAGACAGAAAGAACCGGGAGCGGGCAGCAGATATCACCGGGAAACTGGTAGAATGGAGATATGGTAATGGAGGAAATATGGTTCCCTTTGAAAAGATGACAAACCTGGAGCTGGAAGAAGCAAAAAATGACAAGAAGGTCCAGATCACAACCCAGATCCAAGGAAACCAATACACTGTCAGTTTACAAAAAGAAACAGCCACAGACAATCATGGGAACCAAATTCAGATCCAACGTGCCGTGAAACATG AGGGGGACACCCTCAGATTTCCACCACACTGGACGCCGATGGGTGGGACTCTTGTGATGGAAGTTGATGTCGTTCCAGGAACTCCTGAATACTCCGCAGTACAGCAGAAATTCCAGATGAGCTGCTTAAACCAAATACTGAGG ATTCTGCGTGTACAGAACAGAGATCTCTGGCTCAACTACCAGATAAAGAAGCAGAACATCGACTCCAAGAACGGTCCCAACAACAATGAGAGAGAGCTTTTCCATGGGACTGACCTTGGCTCCATCCAACATGTCAATCATAATGGATTCAACCGGAGCTACGCAGGGAGAAATG GCACTGCTTATGGAAATGGCACATATTTTGCAGTCAATGCAAATTATTCTGTCACCTACGCTAAaccggatggaaatggacagagaCACATGTACCTGGCCCGCGTTCTCACTGGACTCTACTATACAGGATATAAAGGGATAATAACACCTCCAGCCAAAAATGCAGCCAACCCCACCGACCTTTATGACAGTGTGACGGATAACGTCCAGAATCCTTCAATGTTTGTGATATTTAATGACATCCAGGCCTACCCCGAATATCACATCATCTTCCAGTGA